A portion of the Poecilia reticulata strain Guanapo linkage group LG23, Guppy_female_1.0+MT, whole genome shotgun sequence genome contains these proteins:
- the LOC103459643 gene encoding NXPE family member 3-like, whose translation MEKNTKGKSSLIMEGQTSRKRFPLKYSWIFLFLASLVLWLMFYSENITDHITHRLSELKMNVPTTQAXTPNTTTLKRPTEPPQPASVCSYHSVLPEDALEVEQLKESIAWPETPSLPSNFSLNDTSGPAHSTFTILPRNGGGSWRVGDQLEVLIQITDFHGRPKSSGGDVLLARLHNPTLFAGVAGRVLDHHNGSYTAVFSLLWEGSAHVEVTLVHPSEAVTVLERITQQNPGRVSLKSIFRSGSVTEATACNVCLKAPPEKLCNFTDIRTGEPWFCYKPKKLKCEHRAIHSFGGFGVKLKPMEDQLFQRGVNMKVLIQSSGPSNITILPKPKVLNETVPTNTSGGRESAQPAGYYYQGIWRALDGTTVHQFNNATASSQCLKGKVLHLYGDSTVRQWFEYLISAAPDLKKFDLKSRTQTGPFMALNYAKNILVTFRCHAPPIRFGNLPISQVRYIANELDGLVGGENTAIVIGVWSHFSTFPVEVYIRRLLSIRRAVERLLTRAPGTLVIIRTANPKALSLYETLTNSDWFSIQRDKILRTIFKGVNVRFVDAWEMTLAHHLPHSLHPQRPIISNMLNVVLSHICSPAGNFTETKKL comes from the exons GGCAAGTCGTCACTTATCATGGAAGGCCAGACGTCCAGAAAACGTTTTCCTCTGAAGTACAGTTGGATCTTCCTGTTCTTGGCTTCCCTTGTTTTATGGCttatgttttacagtgaaaacaTCACTGATCACATAACTCATCGATTATCAGAG TTAAAGATGAACGTCCCCACCACTCAGGCTCYGACACCAAACACCACAACATTAAAACGTCCCACTGAGCCTCCTCAGCCAGCCAGCGTCTGCTCCTACCACTCTGTGTTACCAGAGGACGCTCTGGAGGTAGAACAGCTGAAGGAGTCCATCGCCTGGCCTGAAACACCTTCTCTACCATCCAACTTCTCTCTGAATGACACCAGTGGTCCGGCTCACAGCACCTTCACCATTCTGCCAAGAAATGGTGGTGGAAGTTGGCGAGTAGGGGATCAGCTGGAGGTTCTGATACAAATCACCGACTTCCACGGCCGCCCCAAGTCATCAGGGGGAGATGTTCTGCTYGCTCGGCTGCACAACCCGACTCTTTTTGCAGGCGTTGCAGGGCGAGTGTTGGATCATCACAATGGCTCTTACACTGCTGTGTTCTCTCTACTCTGGGAAGGAAGTGCGCATGTTGAG GTGACTCTGGTCCATCCCAGCGAGGCGGTCACTGTGCTGGAAAGAATCACCCAGCAGAACCCTGGcagagtttctttaaaaagcatctTCCGCTCTGGCTCAGTCACCGAAGCTACTGCTTGTAACGTGTGTCTCAAGGCGCCCCCTGAAAAGCTCTGCAACTTCACTGACATCCGCACCGGCGAGCCCTGGTTCTGCTACAAGCCAAAGAAACTCAAATGTGAACACAGAGCCATTCACTCATTTGGAGGATTTGGTGTGAAACTGAAGCCGATGGAGGATCAGCTATTTCAAAG GGGTGTCAACATGAAAGTCTTAATTCAATCATCAGGGCCTTCAAACATCACTATTTTACCCAAACCAAAAG TTCTGAATGAAACAGTTCCCACAAACACATCAG GGGGAAGAGAGAGCGCTCAACCTGCTGGTTATTATTACCAGGGTATTTGGCGAGCACTAGACGGCACCACAGTTCATCAGTTTAACAACGCCACAGCAAGCAGCCAGTGTCTGAAAGGGAAAGTTCTCCACCTCTATGGAGACTCCACTGTCAGGCAGTGGTTTGAATATTTAATCTCAGCAGCACCAG ATCTAAAGAAGTTTGACCTGAAAAGTCGAACGCAGACAGGACCTTTTATGGCCTTGAATTACGCAAAGAACATCTTGGTGACGTTCCGCTGCCACGCTCCTCCCATCCGTTTCGGTAACTTGCCGATCAGTCAAGTACGATACATTGCCAACGAACTGGATGGTTTGGTTGGAGGTGAAAACACGGCTATAGTTATTGGAGTTTGGTCGCACTTCAGCACTTTCCCTGTTGAGGTMTACATCCGGCGCCTGCTGAGCATACGGAGGGCAGTGGAGMGGCTGCTGACCAGAGCTCCAGGTACACTGGTCATCATTAGGACCGCGAATCCCAAAGCGCTGTCCCTCTACGAGACTCTGACCAACAGTGACTGGTTTTCTATTCAACGTGACAAAATACTCAGGACAATATTTAAAGGGGTGAATGTCCGATTTGTGGATGCCTGGGAGATGACCTTGGCCCACCACCTGCCACACAGCCTCCACCCACAGCGTCCCATAATAAGTAACAtgctaaatgttgttttatccCACATATGTTCTCCAGCAGGGaactttacagaaacaaaaaagttgtaG